CAACAATTTAGTTTACTTTCGCCATCCAATTTATAGTATAAACATCTTTATTTCTGGTGatatgtttacaaattttaagtttctttttgttttaaatgcagtctttataattatatatatatataaatattttttctatgtacaattcataattatttatgtataaataattaatatataataattaacatataatttttttattgattttttttctcttattattTGGATGGAAAACTTACGTGTGTGTGTCAATGTAAATTACAAATGGAaggaacaattttataatatttcatctacaaaaatgtattattttatttttgttgttgtgttttattaaatatggaaGATatgtgtttaattattttttactttttttttttttgcatttttattgatcttttatattaatcaataaattaattgagtAACACGGAAAGTGAGACATAAGAAATATTCGGCTGCATTAAAACTGAGAGGAAAAAGACAAAAGAAATAGTGCTtcaccattttaaaaaaaaatcatagtgttgagaattgaaaacaaattaccgaaattgaataaaagcgcatgaaattttataaagacaagaacatttttttcacaagACAAGAACCAGTGTGCAATCTAACTCTCCAAAGATATCATAGAGATTCTATCAACTAAAATCGAGATTTTTCACCAATAAAGCTGCAGCTCGAAGCTGCTATGTTCCGGATTCCATACTGTGACAAAAGCaggcatattttttttacatacaaatttataattttattttaaaaggatacagttagaaaaaattttttttaaatactccaATATAGAACTTAatgtaatatcaaaataataaaattaaatttcatgtcTAAGTTTCTTTAAGTAGAAAGCACGGCCAGCTCTCAAATGATTTTAGTTTGTTAAATGTTTCACTTTCACTTTCTTCGCCACTCAATCAATGTATTTCgcgtaaatattaaaaatgtacttaattgaaatattttgaagctTTTATTATTCACGATCTATTATTAGCTGCAGTAGTGTTCATAGCTGCCTCTTTCAAAAGAGTATCCCAGTTTCTCCACAGAATAATCCAGattcatcaaaaaatttcttggaaTAGTGcacatttacaaataattaagcAATGAAGtttgaagttttaaatttttgttatacctAGCCTGAAGAATAATGTTCATTTTCTTCACGTACACGATACCAGAAAACTGATTCGATCTCAATTTAAagatcaattcaattttttttaatttctagaaaatactataaaaatgtcaaaaattttgagcctttgcCATACTCACGGTTTTCTTAACTAGAAAGAATTTATCATCAGAAGGTCGAAATGAAACGGCTAACTAGCTAAATTAACATCCTAGCGTTTTTACTTAACGACTTCGTTAAACTTATGACCCGAGCGATATTCAGTCATTCAATCAAACAGGCAAATGACTTGAATCGATAACCTTTAACGTTAAGGCCTCGGTAAATATCAATATTCCTGGTGTTTCTCACAGTTTGATTGCATTTACGCAAAAAAAAAGTGCAATAAAGTGTATAGTGACAAAAAATCGAAACTAAGTATGGTACTATTAAAAACTGGTTTTCACGGCAAGAGTTGCAGTACTCAGATACAAACTATCGCGAAGAAATTTCAGAAATTCTTATTTCTTTGAGAGAGGCTAAGAAAAAACAGTCACTGGAGGGAAAAGACAGCGAAATTTTGTGGAAATGACTAAAACGtctttattgaataaaacaaagcTCCCTTTAATTGCCATTTTAGTGTAAAttccttttaaatattttaattaggtacattaattatatttaaaactaattatgagttttccattaaaaaaaaaattttaaaaattaaataaaaatttcaatttatattatttcaccaaataaaaattatttgcttgCAAAAATTTGTGGACGTCTgtggaattattattttcattttttctctaattaataataattataaataaggcAATTTGTTTACACagtccatttaaaaaaatgtttccctcattattaattaaatattatacatctacatattttatatacttttttttgttaattttttcttttttttttttttttatacacaagtCAGGATCGACCATCACtggaaataaacttattttaacaAGCATTCAAATAgtatcaatgaaaataatcgAAACATTCGTTCTTCATAAAAGTAAATCTTATAATTCtctttcattttacatttaaaaaaaggttgtATTCTTAAGTTAATTTGGAAAAACAAATTGTCAAAAGTCGATTTTACGATACGAAGTTGTTACAACCAAATAAACTTCTGCCAAATTTTAAAGCTGCAACACTTTTTTCCTTATTACcatgcttttttaaataattttattgtactaattcTAAAAATAGCCCTCTCTTAGCATACATAGACATTCGGtcttttacaaaaaacgaaatatCGACGAATTGTTTTTGCTATAGTTAATGATGAATGTGACATTTATACCaaactttgtttacattttctgCCATTTAAAGTTGTAAAAGAACACACCccattaaataaagtaatagaccttttcattttcaaatcacGATTCACTTTTGTGTCGGACTAAatgaatagggtattccactatttttgaaaaaaatactttaaaatgtggattttgctaataaaaagccaccacaaatttatttcggaaaaatacacacgctttcttgcctaaagcttaaattaaattttaaaccttttttaaactgtcaaaaacgcatccaatttgatgacgtaatatgggtatcactatacgaaataaaacaaataaatttgacagatatattcatagacatctgattataatataaatataaatacttattatatgtatatattatacccagctgtctacactgaactaactgatggtctatgactcataccgctatgacatcacagcagggcttacccgcgttttaggtcacgtgatagacagtttaaaaattacgatttttaattttaatattttaaaagaaaaaagggtttttatgacccaaaatcagaatatttaagtatatttttacataaattttaacttttttcatatttcatgatttattttttactaacgataataccctattatagccaatgtgataaaatgaatagcaaatgtcttctatcttagtccaaCTAATTGCTGTCAAAGCGAAAAATAAACTCAGCACTTTCGCTTAtaacatgatgaaaaggtctacTATAAATACTCttcaacagtttttattttcaatttacgattCTAACGATTATTTTCATACGataatatttgtaatgttttttgactagaaaaaacaaaaaccaaaaaaaaaaattttaataaaaaatgagatGGAAGACctcgaattaattaattatatagaaaatattaacattttttaaaattattttatttttaaatacattttggcattttctttttttattatgtggagttttttttttaaattaaaatttttgatgtgtGCGTATAAAATAAGCATAAAAAGGTAATATGAAGcttttttgaagttttgatTCTCGCGCCTTTTTTCTCATTTGAGATCAGTTTCGATGTTGTtgacgaagaaaaaaaaattgggtttaaTTATCTCAATATTTGACGAGGTCATACtgtagttttttatttcaattggcGTGTAGCAAAAACACATTTAagtctcaaaaattatttgaacttttcTCGTTTTAACTTAATCTTAcagatacaatttttaattattagctgCAATAACTCTTTTAATAGCTGCCATGCAAAAGACACTGCTCATATGATGAGAGTATCATTATGTAGatctttgataataatttatatgtgtgatataaattattatggaaaaatagtgactgaatatcacattttgacagagtaaaatgttttctaactcgaaaaaagtttattgtttGTGACATGACGAACAACAGTTtgaaccccccccccctccttGAATGATTCCTGTGCACGGGTCTACGACTCTACGGctcattaaattcaatttatatgcTTCTTTCAAAGAAGAAACTGAaactaaattgaaaaatgatttccTATATACTTATAGTGAATTTTTCGTGGAAagatcgaaaatattattttgttagatCTTTTGTTGCTAGATGCCAGTCATTTATCGTTTGGTGTAAATTCATGAgtaaaaattcgaataattattgaaaacgtAAATGTTTCGATTTCAGTGTAGCacaaccaaaaatttttcaaaataaattaatacttaaatCAAATCTAAAATGTCAAATACTACTGATAAGTAGAATACTGAAATTCTGAGGCCAAAAGGAAttgtctttaaattaaaaaaggaatTTAATTGTATCGAGAGATTAATGCCCCTACGCATAATAGAACACAGGTAGTTCCTCATTTTcatttcgatttaaaaactGTAATTGACATCAATACGACAAAAATAAGGACAAATTTTCGTTTGAGCATAGGTTAatctctaaaatattttcaattcaagcCAATTCCTTGAACAAAATAAAGCAGCCTTTATAAAACAGCAACCGATATTTTAAAGTGTTCAAATCTTATTCCTATGAAAACAATTGGGCGTACCAACACAAGTTCAATttgtgtgtacaaaattttctaattgacTACAAACACTCGAGAAGTAAAGCACTTTACTTCTGAGTTTAAATTTGctttacttgatttttttaataaaatcactttATATTCATTATAGGGTCCTTTTTGAGATCAAATTTTTGTGACTTAACTATTTGGGATTATTTGTTTATCTGGAAAGGAGTAGGTACATGATATTGCTGCAATCAGGAAGACAAAATGGAATTCTGGTGTCACTTTAGGAACTTTACAAATATTTCTCCtatgttaaattttatctaGATCTCATATAAATATTCGAAAGAAGATCtccaaataaaagaaaattgatttgagttattttatttcgattactaagaaaaatgaaaagtagCTTTAGAATTCCTTTAGCAAAAGGTATGTTTATTTtcaccataaaattaaaaatcatccaCTGGCTAAAATTACTAATGATCTTGCTCTCGCTAAAGAAATCCtagttttatttcataaatattgctACCAAAAATGATGATTGCATTCTTCTATGACCGGCCcggataataataaataatactgcagtattggtataatatttttgaattttaatatcttttatatttattatttggatCATTTCTTACATAATTCAAGAAATTAgacatttacattaaaaaaatgattgctgATTTGACTAAACTGTTTCCCGTCTCGATACTGCTACACTATCTTAAGAATTGTGGtttcaatcaaatttgaaaaggtCATGTAGATCTTTTACAAGAGGAGACACGAATGTCAATAGGAAATCGATTGAACAAATCAGTCCATTATAAAAGAGATTGTAGCCCATAGGAATTTGATTCTCCCTATTTTGCAACCTTTAAAACCGTTACAGTTACACTATATAcatctaaattttttgaagatacGTTTGTCGTAATTTCctgaattattattacaaaaatttatcttgtCAATATTGATCTTGGACCCTAAAAAAACTTCGTAAATTAAATAGTACCAACAAGAACAATGAatttgctttaaatttttttacttatcacaatcaaagtatttaacattttaatactaattaatttataacctaataatcatttatgtaacctttaattatttataattctcGTTGTCAATATAGAAAATAGTCTCAATAATTTTCTGTACatcttcttattaaaaataataaaggcTTCCATTTTGTAGATTTTAATCCAAcagtttctttttaataaataaaaaaagaactgtATTCAATGTTCTCatgttaaatgaatttttattttttaaataattttttggatatttatgTTGATCAGccgaaaattttatctaaattgtttttacttttttggatTTCCTAAATTTAAATGTCTCCCAGTGATACAAACAGCTGAATTACGACAATAAGTTTcgtctttaaatttttaatcttcgAATTGCCTCATTTTCTATATCGTCGATAtccgaaataaatatttttttgtataattttatgtaaatatgacgaagttttgttgtaataaatagaaaaagttgTAAATACTTTGAATGTTTTGAACGAACAGGAAATTTTGTGGAATATAATTAAAGGCTACATAATTTTACACAGGGCATTTTTCTTTTCCAAACAATAAGttatgattttttatcaaaaagaggTAATTTCGATCTGACAGCACCTTCACAAATCATTAATCGTTGTGAACATTTCTTATTCCCCCCAATACTAGTTGTCGTCAAACTACTACTACCACTGATggtgttagtgaaggtactactTGGCGCACTACTCACACTTCCACTTGCACACCCACTCGTGCTACTACTGTTACTATGTACAAACGTCGACGACGGTAAATGATGTCGTTCTAATAAACTTCGCCGGAGCGCAGCAATTCGTGAATTACGTTGAATTTCATTATAATCCACCGTCGACAATTTAGTCGCAAAATTTCGTGAAGGAAATTCTTTTGTAGTTGTTGAAGTCGATGAAGATGATGAATCATCTGATGATTTATCTAAGTCGTTTGTATTCGATGGAGATGTTGTGGTTATTGGTATAGGTTTCCATCGATGATAGCTTGTGTGACGGAAATTTCCTCCACAACCTTTTCGTTCAAAATACTCAACAATTTTTGCGATTTGATGTGGTTGTCTTGATGGACCGGTGAATTTATGATCTGACGATGAACCACTGTCACCCcaatgatgatgataatgaaTAATATCCGAACCACCTCCTAAACTAGATACATCCTCGCTACTGTCTGTATATATAGATGAAGTACGTTTATTACTTGATGAATATAACAGTTGGTTTCCACCAGCATGTGTCGTAATTTGATTCGACAGTTCAATATCAAAAGCCAAACGTTTTGCTAACTCCATGTCTACACTATAACGTGCATCAATATCTATAATATTTCCACCATGATGATGGTgtcgtaaataataattagaagaCGGAAGATCTAAGTCGTCTAAGGAACGTAGTGAACTGACTGTTGTTCCACAACCTGTCGTACTGGTAGTatcatctaaaaaaaataaacttgacgCGGCACTTGAACTCGATAACGTTGCTGTGGATTTATGTCGTTGTGGGTTTGAGGACAAATCGATAGGACAACACGAAGTATGATAATCTTCACCAACACTTGAAAAAAATCCGGATTCACATGATCCGCGACGTTTTAAAGATAAATCACACGGTAAATCGACCAAATTCGTACtagaattgtattttattaaggGTTTATTGTCGGAGGACGCACCTAGCGTAGCTGTTGAGACATCCCCAGGAGGTGAGGAAGATGACGTCGTGGAAGTGGTTGATTCttcatgtttattaaataatggaTGACTGAATAATGAatttgctttaaattttttcgtcGCTCCCGTTGAGGATGATCCCCCAGGTGTGTTCTCTTCACTGCTACCAAATGTTTTACGTGATGATGCCGGCGAAGCGGGTAAACTTTGTGGTGATTTCCGTTCATCATTCACAGCAAAACAGGAAGGTAATTCAAAGCACGATGAAAATAAATCACTAACCCCCGAGGTATATGAGTTTGGAGCACCACCGACAATTTTTTTGACACCTCGAAACTGAACAAGATTCTCGAATGGATTCTTTTTCGATACAGGCGAATTCCGGGGCTTGTAGTGTGGGTCTTCTAAACACATGATTTCTCCAATCTTCTTTGCCGTTAAATAGTTACCATCCATTGAAGATGTTGTGGAATCTGCTGGATTTGAACGTGATAATAAGTGACAACGAGCTTTATCACTTGGTGCTGTGTGGGGTCCAAATACTAATGAACCGGAATCTTCTGAATAAGAACGTTGATGTACAACtggaatatcaattatttacaattatttattttcaaatcggGAATgagagaataaatttttatagaactgTATGTCTCTAGATCTTtctttcaatttaatgtgaaatattcgaaacaaaaataagtgaatttttgagaaaaataagcGACAGAGTTGCTTtagtctaaaaaaattaaagcgcTCAAATGCAAGTTGAGTGCAATGTACAATAAGTGTTTCGTATTGATGTATGTATTCAGGTTTCTAGGCatatatttccaaattttaaaattctttaaaacctTTCTAAACGACTGTAATTTGAGATCCAAAGACTGTTCGATTTCGAGTTCGATTTGATTATCTACTAAAATGATATTTCTAGACCCTACCCCTCAGttaacagttttaataaatctagacttttttttttaatttaagaatgtAAACGGTTTTCATTGTTCCAATCATTTTGTCCCATACAAAATACATAGAACGAAGTATTTGCCAACTTTAATAGCATCTCCTTCATAGCAACCTTAAATccgaatatttgaataaaagcaGATTCACTTCATTTTATCATTCATTTTGAAACTAAAAGGAGACTAACTCGTTCTCAATCATTACTCCTTGGACAAATTGGAGCTGCCAAAAAGTAGCGAAACTACCATGGCATCAAATTGCATATACTCAAGTCGTTTGAGGCAACTATTTTAGATCgtcattttaatattacaatttcgtAGTTTTTTTAGCCAGGCAAATAgtcgtttttttaatcaatacgGAACAAAActtccaaaaaagaaatgatgatcgaaaaaaaatttatagccagcaaattaaacaataaaatgtaaaGTGCATACGTTTCCTATTTAATGAAGTACTATCTTTACTTTGTTCGTTGTCGCTTTGTAATAAATTAGCGGATGAAACAGCCAATAGTTCTTCACTGTGTGCCACAAATGATTTCTCGTTGGTATTCTTTAAATGATGGTTCAATGGTAGATGACGTAATAATATTGATGATGAATCTgttgtatgtttattattatgtaataataatgtatccACAGATTTGCCTTTGGTAATATCAGCCTT
This genomic interval from Chrysoperla carnea chromosome 1, inChrCarn1.1, whole genome shotgun sequence contains the following:
- the LOC123301297 gene encoding probable serine/threonine-protein kinase DDB_G0271402 isoform X1; this encodes MDNVPNTCADVISAGCLEPLTRGRHITSTPNSAAVDITTSTPRVLHHNDRLKTGSSCQALRHAVSSLNRLDDFIQEKIGSGFFSEVFKVTHRTTGEVMVLKMNLSRSNQRNMLKEVQLMNRLSHPNILGFMGVCVHEGQLHALTEYINGGSLEQLIQNYSIELPQLLRVQLACDIAKGMEYLHSQGFLHRDLTDKNVLVKKDESKNEMTALVGDFGLAAKIPDPTKGYKLSVVGSPYWMSPECLKGLWYDESSDVFSYGIVLCELIARVDADPDILPRTDNFGLDYIAFTEMCGPETLPEFLKIAFCCCNFDPKIRPTFTELVKRLSQIQIDHKQQQQNDLLKQNRPKADITKGKSVDTLLLHNNKHTTDSSSILLRHLPLNHHLKNTNEKSFVAHSEELLAVSSANLLQSDNEQSKDSTSLNRKLVHQRSYSEDSGSLVFGPHTAPSDKARCHLLSRSNPADSTTSSMDGNYLTAKKIGEIMCLEDPHYKPRNSPVSKKNPFENLVQFRGVKKIVGGAPNSYTSGVSDLFSSCFELPSCFAVNDERKSPQSLPASPASSRKTFGSSEENTPGGSSSTGATKKFKANSLFSHPLFNKHEESTTSTTSSSSPPGDVSTATLGASSDNKPLIKYNSSTNLVDLPCDLSLKRRGSCESGFFSSVGEDYHTSCCPIDLSSNPQRHKSTATLSSSSAASSLFFLDDTTSTTGCGTTVSSLRSLDDLDLPSSNYYLRHHHHGGNIIDIDARYSVDMELAKRLAFDIELSNQITTHAGGNQLLYSSSNKRTSSIYTDSSEDVSSLGGGSDIIHYHHHWGDSGSSSDHKFTGPSRQPHQIAKIVEYFERKGCGGNFRHTSYHRWKPIPITTTSPSNTNDLDKSSDDSSSSSTSTTTKEFPSRNFATKLSTVDYNEIQRNSRIAALRRSLLERHHLPSSTFVHSNSSSTSGCASGSVSSAPSSTFTNTISGSSSLTTTSIGGNKKCSQRLMICEGAVRSKLPLFDKKS
- the LOC123301297 gene encoding serine/threonine-protein kinase dst1 isoform X2; translated protein: MDNVPNTCADVISAGCLEPLTRGRHITSTPNSAAVDITTSTPRVLHHNDRLKTGSSCQALRHAVSSLNRLDDFIQEKIGSGFFSEVFKVTHRTTGEVMVLKMNLSRSNQRNMLKEVQLMNRLSHPNILGFMGVCVHEGQLHALTEYINGGSLEQLIQNYSIELPQLLRVQLACDIAKGMEYLHSQGFLHRDLTDKNVLVKKDESKNEMTALVGDFGLAAKIPDPTKGYKLSVVGSPYWMSPECLKGLWYDESSDVFSYGIVLCELIARVDADPDILPRTDNFGLDYIAFTEMCGPETLPEFLKIAFCCCNFDPKIRPTFTELVKRLSQIQIDHKQQQQNDLLKQNRPKADITKGKSVDTLLLHNNKHTTDSSSILLRHLPLNHHLKNTNEKSFVAHSEELLAVSSANLLQSDNEQIVHQRSYSEDSGSLVFGPHTAPSDKARCHLLSRSNPADSTTSSMDGNYLTAKKIGEIMCLEDPHYKPRNSPVSKKNPFENLVQFRGVKKIVGGAPNSYTSGVSDLFSSCFELPSCFAVNDERKSPQSLPASPASSRKTFGSSEENTPGGSSSTGATKKFKANSLFSHPLFNKHEESTTSTTSSSSPPGDVSTATLGASSDNKPLIKYNSSTNLVDLPCDLSLKRRGSCESGFFSSVGEDYHTSCCPIDLSSNPQRHKSTATLSSSSAASSLFFLDDTTSTTGCGTTVSSLRSLDDLDLPSSNYYLRHHHHGGNIIDIDARYSVDMELAKRLAFDIELSNQITTHAGGNQLLYSSSNKRTSSIYTDSSEDVSSLGGGSDIIHYHHHWGDSGSSSDHKFTGPSRQPHQIAKIVEYFERKGCGGNFRHTSYHRWKPIPITTTSPSNTNDLDKSSDDSSSSSTSTTTKEFPSRNFATKLSTVDYNEIQRNSRIAALRRSLLERHHLPSSTFVHSNSSSTSGCASGSVSSAPSSTFTNTISGSSSLTTTSIGGNKKCSQRLMICEGAVRSKLPLFDKKS